One region of Exiguobacterium acetylicum genomic DNA includes:
- a CDS encoding amino acid ABC transporter ATP-binding protein has product MSIIEVKNLKKSFGSNEVLKDINVSIAEKEVVCVIGPSGSGKSTFLRCLNRLEEITGGTVIVDNFDITSPKVDINKVREEVGMVFQHFNLFPHKTVLENVTLAPIKVRKSDKEQAKQRALELLDKVGLREKADNYPGELSGGQKQRVAIARALAMNPKIMLFDEPTSALDPEMVGDVLAVMKQLALEGMTMVVVTHEMGFAREVGDRVLFMDGGYIVEENVPQALFDSPQHERTQSFLSKVL; this is encoded by the coding sequence ATGAGTATCATTGAAGTAAAGAATCTAAAGAAATCATTCGGTTCGAATGAAGTCTTAAAAGACATCAACGTCTCGATTGCCGAAAAAGAAGTCGTTTGTGTCATCGGTCCGTCGGGATCTGGGAAAAGTACGTTTCTACGCTGTTTGAATCGATTGGAAGAGATTACAGGTGGTACCGTCATCGTCGATAATTTCGACATCACGAGTCCAAAAGTCGATATCAACAAGGTCCGGGAAGAAGTCGGGATGGTCTTTCAACATTTTAATCTCTTCCCGCATAAGACCGTACTAGAAAACGTCACGCTTGCACCGATCAAAGTGCGCAAATCGGATAAAGAACAGGCGAAACAGCGGGCGCTTGAACTCCTCGATAAAGTCGGATTACGGGAAAAAGCCGATAATTATCCAGGTGAATTATCTGGGGGGCAAAAACAGCGGGTCGCAATTGCCCGCGCGCTTGCAATGAATCCGAAAATCATGTTATTCGATGAGCCAACGTCAGCACTTGACCCAGAAATGGTCGGTGACGTGCTTGCCGTCATGAAACAACTTGCTCTTGAAGGCATGACGATGGTCGTCGTGACCCATGAGATGGGATTTGCTCGTGAGGTCGGAGATCGCGTCTTATTCATGGATGGTGGTTATATCGTCGAAGAGAACGTACCACAAGCATTGTTTGATTCTCCACAACACGAACGGACGCAATCGTTCCTCAGTAAAGTCTTATGA
- a CDS encoding amino acid ABC transporter permease: MEVVKTAFPFFLEGLQVTLYIFIIAVIVGFLIGLVVALMRLSPLKILNGIAIVYIDVIRGTPFIVQLFFIYFGLNSLEWLSMDRMYAGILTVAINAGAYFAEIIRAGIQSIDKGQTEAARSLGMTGRQTMVQIILPQAFRRMLPTITNQSIISLKDTSLLSIIGIADLTQQGQVQQSTTFEPFIVWSVVGLMYFVIIYLLSLVAKFLERRFTLR; the protein is encoded by the coding sequence ATGGAAGTGGTCAAAACCGCATTTCCATTTTTCTTGGAAGGGCTTCAAGTCACATTGTATATTTTCATCATCGCGGTCATCGTCGGCTTTCTGATTGGCTTAGTCGTCGCATTGATGCGATTATCACCATTAAAAATCTTAAACGGGATCGCGATCGTCTACATCGATGTCATTCGCGGAACGCCGTTCATCGTTCAATTATTCTTCATCTACTTTGGACTCAATTCGCTCGAATGGTTATCGATGGACCGGATGTATGCAGGGATACTGACGGTCGCAATCAATGCCGGTGCTTATTTTGCGGAAATCATTCGAGCTGGTATCCAGTCGATTGATAAAGGACAAACAGAAGCTGCACGTTCACTCGGAATGACAGGGCGTCAAACGATGGTACAGATCATCCTACCGCAAGCATTTCGTCGGATGTTACCAACGATTACGAACCAATCGATCATCAGCTTAAAAGATACCTCGTTGTTGTCGATTATCGGCATCGCTGACTTGACGCAACAAGGTCAAGTGCAGCAGTCAACGACGTTTGAACCATTCATCGTCTGGTCCGTCGTCGGATTGATGTACTTCGTCATCATTTATCTCTTGTCCTTAGTGGCGAAGTTCTTGGAACGGAGGTTTACATTACGATGA
- a CDS encoding transporter substrate-binding domain-containing protein, whose translation MKKGSILLALLMSCVLVLGACSIGSKEEESSEGKTYKVGIDVTYPPFEYKDGDTYKGIDIDLMKAIAKDQNFKIQFEAMDFSGIIPALQANQLDVAIAGMSITPERKKVVTFSDPYFKAGLILVVKEDENGIKSVNDLKGKKVAVKKGTTGAKYATDNADKLGFTVTQFNDSPAMFQEVKNGNAAALIEDYPVISYANKQQNLGLKLVGDRLNGDNYGIAVLKGENEDLMKKINKGLANLKENGEYDKIVDTYLK comes from the coding sequence ATGAAAAAAGGGAGTATCTTGTTAGCGCTCTTGATGAGCTGTGTTCTCGTGCTTGGTGCGTGTAGCATCGGTTCGAAAGAGGAAGAGTCGTCAGAAGGAAAGACGTACAAGGTTGGCATTGACGTCACGTATCCACCATTCGAATATAAAGACGGAGATACGTACAAGGGAATCGATATCGATCTCATGAAAGCAATCGCGAAGGATCAGAACTTCAAGATTCAATTTGAAGCGATGGACTTTAGCGGCATCATTCCAGCACTTCAAGCAAATCAATTGGACGTTGCCATTGCCGGTATGAGTATTACGCCAGAACGGAAGAAAGTCGTCACATTCTCAGATCCATACTTCAAAGCTGGTCTTATTCTAGTCGTCAAAGAAGATGAGAATGGTATTAAATCCGTCAACGATTTAAAAGGGAAAAAAGTGGCCGTCAAAAAGGGAACGACTGGTGCGAAATATGCAACGGATAACGCAGATAAGCTTGGCTTCACAGTCACACAGTTCAATGACAGCCCAGCGATGTTCCAAGAAGTGAAGAACGGTAACGCTGCTGCTTTGATTGAAGATTATCCTGTCATCTCATATGCCAACAAACAACAAAACCTTGGATTGAAACTTGTCGGAGACCGTCTCAACGGGGACAACTACGGAATCGCTGTCTTAAAAGGTGAGAACGAGGATCTGATGAAGAAAATCAACAAAGGACTTGCGAATCTGAAAGAAAACGGTGAATACGATAAAATCGTTGACACGTATCTGAAATAA
- a CDS encoding alpha/beta hydrolase, with protein sequence MRRRTKIGIGVIGSGLVAASYYFYEMAIATNPKPFLSNNRDLSDEMVRLMQPGQTWIKEQPLERIEIEAKDGLTLRGHFLPSPVPSDRIVILVHGYGGVGTDLAGFAYLYHQAGFHVMMPDNRGHGMSDGHYIGFGWHDREDCLSWSNYLIERIGLDAKLFLHGVSMGGATVLMTSGEQLPPQIKGIISDCAYTSVNAVLAYQMKRMYRLPHFPFLGMTSVLTKLKAGYTFREASALKQVKKAQVPILFIHGGADTFVPTDMVYELYEACPTEKELVVIPNAAHAMAYFEDPALYDDVVEKFVRNILRND encoded by the coding sequence ATGCGTCGCAGAACAAAAATTGGAATCGGAGTCATCGGATCCGGATTAGTAGCAGCGAGTTATTATTTTTATGAGATGGCAATCGCTACGAATCCAAAGCCATTCTTATCGAATAATCGAGATTTGAGTGACGAGATGGTCCGATTGATGCAACCTGGTCAGACGTGGATCAAGGAGCAACCGCTTGAGCGGATCGAGATTGAAGCGAAAGACGGCTTAACGTTACGCGGTCATTTCCTTCCGTCACCTGTTCCGTCAGATCGGATCGTCATTCTCGTGCACGGGTACGGAGGCGTCGGAACGGATTTAGCCGGATTCGCCTATCTGTACCATCAAGCCGGTTTCCATGTCATGATGCCCGATAATCGTGGACACGGGATGAGTGATGGTCACTATATCGGATTCGGATGGCATGACCGGGAAGATTGTCTCAGTTGGTCGAACTATCTGATCGAACGGATCGGACTGGATGCGAAACTGTTCTTGCATGGAGTGTCGATGGGAGGGGCGACCGTATTGATGACAAGTGGCGAGCAACTCCCACCACAAATCAAAGGAATCATTTCTGATTGTGCCTATACGTCCGTCAATGCTGTCCTTGCGTATCAGATGAAGCGGATGTACCGACTACCACACTTCCCGTTCTTAGGGATGACGAGTGTATTGACGAAGCTAAAGGCAGGTTATACGTTCCGTGAAGCATCAGCGCTGAAACAAGTCAAAAAAGCACAGGTGCCGATTTTGTTCATCCATGGTGGGGCGGATACGTTCGTACCGACAGACATGGTATATGAGCTGTATGAAGCTTGTCCAACGGAAAAAGAACTCGTCGTCATTCCGAATGCCGCTCATGCGATGGCCTATTTCGAGGATCCGGCATTGTATGATGATGTCGTCGAGAAGTTCGTTCGCAACATCTTGCGAAATGATTGA
- a CDS encoding S66 family peptidase, whose amino-acid sequence MKYPFLGWTGQTIGVTAPSSGLREQQQEWVERAVEQVQARQMNVRLGETIWSHQLAESAPVKQRAEELNHMMTDETIDAVIPPFGGERAIDLLPELTLATYQTKWLLGYSDISTLLLSLTLQTGIATAHGPNFVELRSEEWDETTSAWRRVLATPTGGTVTQWASDRYQSEWTDEERPAGSLFQLSEATEWKALDERTEVTGRLLGGCLETIRHLIGTPYGDVQRFQHEEINGEPILWYFEVSEANSAEVHRTLRQMAYAGWFDHAAGFLFGRTSARITEDLTWLDVYQYLADETGLPVLYDLDIGHQPPQLTLINGATGTVRIQGKDSRIDLTFN is encoded by the coding sequence ATGAAATATCCATTTTTAGGTTGGACAGGTCAAACGATCGGAGTGACGGCGCCCTCCTCCGGATTACGTGAACAGCAACAGGAATGGGTCGAACGAGCAGTTGAACAGGTACAAGCACGGCAAATGAACGTCCGTTTAGGTGAAACGATTTGGTCGCATCAACTTGCTGAGAGTGCACCGGTCAAACAACGGGCGGAGGAATTGAATCACATGATGACGGATGAGACGATTGATGCCGTCATCCCGCCATTTGGTGGAGAACGTGCCATTGATCTTTTACCCGAGTTGACGCTAGCTACTTACCAAACAAAATGGTTGCTTGGTTATTCTGATATCAGTACGTTATTGCTCAGTCTGACGCTGCAGACGGGAATTGCAACAGCACATGGTCCGAATTTCGTTGAGCTTCGAAGTGAAGAATGGGATGAGACGACAAGTGCCTGGCGACGGGTGCTCGCGACGCCAACTGGAGGAACCGTTACACAGTGGGCTTCCGATCGTTATCAATCCGAGTGGACTGATGAAGAACGTCCAGCAGGTTCTTTATTTCAGCTATCGGAAGCGACGGAATGGAAAGCACTTGATGAGCGAACCGAGGTAACAGGACGTTTACTTGGTGGGTGTTTGGAGACGATTCGCCATCTGATTGGGACACCGTATGGAGATGTGCAACGTTTCCAGCATGAAGAGATCAACGGAGAACCGATTCTCTGGTACTTCGAGGTGTCTGAAGCGAATTCTGCAGAGGTGCACCGGACACTGCGACAAATGGCGTATGCTGGGTGGTTCGACCATGCGGCTGGCTTTTTATTCGGGCGCACGTCTGCAAGGATTACAGAAGACCTGACATGGCTAGACGTGTATCAATATCTAGCGGATGAGACGGGCTTACCAGTCTTATACGATCTTGACATCGGTCATCAGCCGCCACAGTTGACGTTAATCAATGGAGCGACGGGTACGGTTCGTATTCAAGGAAAAGATTCACGAATCGATCTGACGTTCAACTAA
- a CDS encoding DUF779 domain-containing protein: MVERVQATVACLELIDQLREKHGPLMFHQSGGCCDGSSPMCFAQGDLFLGDQDKKLGEIGGCPFYIHEDQYEYWKHTQLIIDVVDGRGGMFSLEGVEGKRFLTRSRAFTQEEYAELSASS; this comes from the coding sequence ATGGTGGAACGTGTTCAGGCGACGGTAGCTTGTCTAGAGTTAATCGACCAGTTGAGAGAAAAACACGGTCCGTTGATGTTTCATCAATCTGGTGGTTGTTGCGATGGCAGTTCCCCGATGTGTTTTGCGCAGGGTGATCTATTCCTAGGAGATCAGGATAAAAAACTGGGAGAGATTGGTGGTTGTCCGTTTTATATTCATGAAGATCAATATGAGTACTGGAAACATACGCAACTCATCATTGATGTCGTGGATGGTCGAGGCGGAATGTTTTCTCTTGAAGGTGTCGAAGGGAAACGTTTTTTGACACGCTCCCGTGCGTTCACGCAAGAGGAATACGCTGAACTATCAGCGTCAAGCTAA
- the adh gene encoding aldehyde dehydrogenase: MIYDIPNKQGSKVQYKERYENYINGKWTAPVGGEYFDNVTPVTGKVLCQVARSGKEDIELALDAAHAAKEAWGKTSVTERSNILNKIANRMEENLEMLAYAETLENGKAVRETLNADLPLAIDHFRYFAGVIRAQEGSVGELDQDTVAYHFHEPLGVVGQIIPWNFPLLMAVWKLAPALAAGNCVVLKPAEQTPASIMVLMELVEDLLPPGVVNIVNGFGLEAGKPLASSKRIAKIAFTGETTTGRLIMQYASQNLIPVTLELGGKSPNIFFEDIMQADDAFFDKAIEGLLMFALNQGEVCTCPSRALIQESIYEPFMERVLERVKAIKIGNPLDSDVMMGAQASNEQMEKILSYLEIGKSEGAECLIGGERNMLEGDLAEGYYIQPTIFKGHNKMRIFQEEIFGPVLSVTTFKTEEEALEIANDTLYGLGAGVWTRDMNRAYRFGRAIEAGRVWTNCYHQYPAHAAFGGYKMSGIGRENHKMMLNHYQRTKNLLVSYNPNKLGFF; this comes from the coding sequence ATGATTTATGACATTCCGAACAAGCAAGGGTCAAAGGTACAGTACAAGGAACGGTATGAAAATTACATCAATGGAAAGTGGACGGCACCTGTCGGGGGAGAATATTTTGATAATGTCACACCGGTCACTGGTAAAGTATTGTGCCAAGTCGCTCGATCCGGTAAGGAAGACATCGAACTGGCTCTTGACGCAGCACACGCGGCAAAAGAAGCATGGGGGAAAACGTCTGTAACGGAACGCTCAAACATTTTAAATAAAATCGCGAATCGAATGGAAGAAAACCTCGAGATGCTTGCTTATGCAGAGACACTTGAGAACGGGAAAGCGGTCCGCGAGACACTCAACGCCGATCTACCGCTCGCGATCGATCACTTCCGTTATTTCGCCGGCGTCATCCGTGCCCAAGAAGGTTCGGTCGGCGAACTCGATCAAGACACGGTAGCGTATCACTTCCATGAGCCACTTGGCGTCGTTGGTCAAATCATTCCGTGGAACTTCCCACTCCTGATGGCTGTCTGGAAACTGGCACCGGCTCTCGCAGCAGGAAACTGTGTCGTCTTAAAACCAGCAGAACAAACACCAGCGAGCATCATGGTGCTCATGGAACTTGTCGAGGATTTATTGCCACCTGGAGTCGTGAACATCGTCAATGGATTTGGTCTCGAGGCAGGGAAACCACTCGCTTCAAGCAAACGAATCGCCAAAATCGCCTTTACGGGTGAGACGACGACAGGACGTTTGATCATGCAGTACGCATCACAAAACTTGATTCCGGTCACACTCGAGCTTGGCGGGAAATCACCGAACATCTTCTTTGAGGATATCATGCAGGCAGATGATGCTTTCTTCGATAAAGCAATCGAAGGATTACTGATGTTTGCGTTGAACCAAGGAGAAGTCTGTACGTGTCCGTCGCGTGCCTTGATTCAAGAATCAATTTACGAGCCGTTCATGGAACGTGTTCTAGAGCGCGTCAAAGCCATCAAGATTGGAAATCCTCTTGATTCGGACGTCATGATGGGTGCTCAAGCTTCAAACGAACAGATGGAGAAAATCCTTTCATATCTGGAAATCGGTAAGTCGGAAGGCGCAGAATGTCTTATTGGTGGAGAGCGCAACATGCTCGAAGGAGATCTCGCAGAAGGATATTACATCCAACCAACGATCTTCAAAGGACACAATAAGATGCGAATCTTCCAAGAAGAAATTTTCGGACCGGTTCTGTCGGTCACGACATTCAAGACGGAAGAAGAAGCACTCGAAATCGCGAATGATACGTTATATGGTCTTGGTGCCGGCGTCTGGACACGTGACATGAACCGTGCTTATCGATTTGGACGTGCGATCGAAGCAGGACGCGTCTGGACGAACTGTTATCACCAATATCCAGCTCACGCGGCGTTTGGTGGTTACAAAATGTCAGGTATCGGACGTGAAAACCATAAGATGATGCTCAACCATTACCAACGGACGAAAAACCTACTCGTTAGCTATAACCCGAATAAACTCGGTTTCTTCTAA
- a CDS encoding TraR/DksA C4-type zinc finger protein has product MLSKQQTEEFKQRLLKEKEKTTSNIEQRDTDYDEGELSSYDNHPADSGDELFLRERDQAITDMQEDMLSDVDRALKAIEDGTYGICEVCGKEIEIERLDIIPETLLCIKHAKEEAEQNENDPNSRPSEEDVLDPSVTARGKDIDGDTDGFSKVSDFGSSDTPSDQEDGIDPTRS; this is encoded by the coding sequence ATGTTATCTAAACAACAGACGGAAGAATTCAAGCAACGATTATTAAAGGAAAAAGAAAAGACGACATCAAACATCGAACAACGCGATACGGATTACGATGAAGGTGAATTGTCGAGTTACGATAATCACCCTGCCGATTCCGGCGATGAATTGTTCTTGCGCGAACGCGATCAAGCGATCACGGACATGCAAGAGGATATGCTCTCTGATGTGGATCGTGCCCTAAAAGCGATCGAGGACGGGACGTACGGTATTTGCGAAGTCTGTGGAAAAGAGATTGAGATTGAACGTCTTGATATCATTCCGGAAACGCTATTATGTATCAAGCATGCAAAAGAAGAGGCAGAACAAAACGAGAACGATCCGAATTCGCGACCAAGTGAAGAAGATGTACTGGACCCATCTGTCACAGCCCGCGGGAAAGACATCGACGGTGATACGGATGGATTCTCGAAAGTGAGTGATTTCGGTAGTTCCGATACACCGTCTGACCAAGAAGACGGAATTGACCCGACACGGTCTTGA
- a CDS encoding mannitol-1-phosphate 5-dehydrogenase, with protein MKAIHFGAGNIGRGFIGLQLVKTGYEVCFVDVNTTVVDALKTRQTYEVGYASEQGGRERVNGVTALNSLSEPDQVIAAIRDADVITTAVGPSLLSKVAPLIAEGLRQRDQQTPVYVIACENMIGGSKHLQAEVAKHHPVAENWYFPNAAVDRIVPLQHHEDPLYVEVEEFFEWVIETTGLPEAYPRIEGVTYVENIEPFIERKLFTVNTGHAIASYLGALFRKETIAESLTDPRIRRGVQTALYETGWLLLEKYGFNPVDHSAYIQKNMKRFENPRIHDEIIRVARSPIRKLSPSDRLVKPAKELMERGIEADGLARGIAAALTYFDPNDSESFELNAYITKHGIEDALNAYLKLSATDPLGSRIIEHYEAMQQQVNSIA; from the coding sequence ATGAAAGCCATCCATTTTGGTGCCGGTAACATCGGACGTGGGTTCATCGGGTTACAACTCGTCAAGACGGGTTACGAAGTCTGTTTCGTAGATGTCAATACGACGGTCGTCGATGCATTAAAAACGAGACAAACCTACGAAGTAGGTTATGCCTCTGAACAAGGAGGACGTGAACGGGTCAACGGCGTGACAGCACTCAACAGTTTATCTGAACCGGATCAAGTCATTGCAGCGATTCGCGATGCAGATGTGATTACAACAGCTGTTGGCCCGAGCTTGTTGTCGAAAGTAGCTCCTTTGATCGCGGAAGGGTTACGTCAACGTGATCAACAGACACCTGTCTACGTCATTGCGTGTGAGAACATGATCGGTGGGTCAAAACACTTACAAGCAGAGGTAGCGAAACATCACCCCGTAGCGGAGAACTGGTATTTCCCGAATGCAGCGGTTGACCGGATCGTACCGCTTCAACATCACGAAGACCCGTTGTACGTCGAAGTGGAAGAATTCTTTGAATGGGTGATTGAGACGACTGGACTACCGGAAGCCTATCCACGGATCGAAGGTGTCACCTATGTCGAGAACATCGAACCGTTCATTGAGCGAAAGCTGTTTACCGTCAACACGGGACATGCGATTGCTTCGTACCTCGGAGCACTGTTCCGTAAAGAGACGATTGCTGAAAGTCTAACGGATCCACGCATCCGTCGTGGTGTCCAGACAGCACTTTACGAAACAGGGTGGTTGTTACTTGAAAAGTACGGCTTTAATCCGGTCGACCATAGTGCGTATATCCAAAAGAATATGAAACGCTTTGAAAACCCGCGGATTCATGATGAAATCATACGTGTCGCTCGCTCACCGATTCGTAAACTGAGTCCAAGTGACCGACTCGTCAAACCAGCGAAGGAATTGATGGAGCGTGGGATTGAAGCAGATGGATTAGCACGTGGGATCGCAGCAGCTCTAACCTATTTCGATCCGAATGATTCAGAATCTTTTGAATTGAATGCGTATATCACGAAACATGGAATTGAAGATGCGTTAAACGCATACCTAAAACTGTCAGCAACGGATCCACTTGGATCTCGAATCATTGAACATTATGAAGCAATGCAACAACAAGTCAATTCGATTGCTTGA
- a CDS encoding PTS sugar transporter subunit IIA, with translation MTTTMNLSPELVLLDQQFADETAAITAAGQLLVDHGYVEAGYIDSMQERHALSTVYIGNHVAIPHGTESAKSQVKKTGLSILQVPQGVAFGTEQARLVIGIAGVGDEHLELLSNIAVICSDEENVERIVAATSKEEIIALLTAEV, from the coding sequence ATGACAACGACAATGAACCTTTCACCGGAACTTGTACTACTGGATCAACAATTCGCAGACGAGACGGCAGCCATTACGGCTGCCGGTCAACTCCTCGTCGATCACGGATATGTCGAAGCGGGTTATATCGATTCAATGCAGGAGCGTCACGCTTTATCAACGGTCTACATCGGCAACCATGTCGCGATTCCACACGGAACAGAGTCGGCTAAATCGCAGGTCAAGAAAACAGGACTATCGATTCTACAAGTACCGCAAGGCGTAGCGTTCGGAACGGAACAAGCACGACTCGTCATCGGCATCGCTGGCGTTGGGGACGAACACCTCGAGTTGCTATCGAATATCGCGGTCATTTGCTCCGATGAGGAGAACGTCGAGCGTATCGTGGCAGCGACGTCAAAAGAAGAAATCATCGCCTTATTGACAGCGGAGGTGTAA
- a CDS encoding PTS mannitol transporter subunit IICB gives MATAQNGARGIRVQVQRFGSFLSGMVMPNIGAFIAWGIITALFIPTGWAPNKELGELVGPTITYLLPLLIGYTGGKLMHDVRGGVVGTLATMGVIVGTEIPMFLGAMIMGPLGGYVIKKFDQLIEGKVKPGLEMLVNNFSVGIIGGLLMLGGFKLFGPLMTGLDDIMAAAVGAIVSAHLLPLASLFIEPAKILFLNNAINHGILSPLGLDQVNEAGKSVLFLLEANPGPGLGLLLAYSFFGSGAAKKTAPGAAFIQFIGGIHEIYFPYVLMKPVLLLAMIAGGMSGILTFVLFDVGLVAPASPGSIIAVLAMASRGSYAGLIAGVLVSASVTFVVSTVLLKTSKAKETSLEEASANVSAMKGKQSIASTLVSADAKPLAEVEHIIFACDAGMGSSAMGASVLRNKINKAGLPIKVTNTSISQLPQNAELIITHRDLTERAMEQVPTAEHRSVDNFLNAGYYDQLVHEIETARNKIS, from the coding sequence ATGGCGACAGCTCAAAATGGAGCACGGGGCATCCGTGTACAAGTTCAACGGTTCGGAAGCTTTTTAAGCGGTATGGTCATGCCGAACATCGGTGCATTCATCGCCTGGGGGATCATCACTGCACTGTTCATCCCAACTGGATGGGCACCAAATAAGGAACTCGGTGAACTCGTCGGTCCGACGATCACCTATCTCTTACCGTTGCTAATCGGATACACAGGCGGGAAATTAATGCATGACGTCAGAGGGGGCGTCGTCGGGACGCTCGCGACGATGGGGGTCATCGTCGGAACAGAGATTCCGATGTTCCTCGGTGCCATGATCATGGGACCACTTGGCGGATACGTCATCAAAAAGTTCGATCAGTTGATCGAAGGAAAAGTCAAACCGGGTCTCGAGATGCTCGTCAACAATTTCTCGGTCGGAATCATTGGTGGTTTGTTGATGCTCGGCGGGTTCAAGTTATTCGGACCACTCATGACAGGTCTTGACGACATCATGGCTGCAGCAGTTGGTGCGATCGTCAGTGCTCACTTATTACCGCTTGCTAGTTTGTTCATCGAACCAGCGAAAATTTTATTCTTAAATAACGCCATCAACCACGGCATCTTAAGCCCTCTTGGTCTCGATCAAGTGAATGAAGCAGGAAAATCGGTACTGTTCCTACTCGAAGCCAACCCAGGTCCGGGTCTCGGATTGTTACTCGCTTACTCTTTCTTCGGTTCTGGTGCAGCAAAGAAAACAGCACCGGGTGCTGCGTTCATTCAGTTCATCGGTGGGATTCACGAAATTTACTTCCCATATGTCTTGATGAAGCCGGTCTTATTGCTTGCGATGATCGCAGGTGGTATGAGTGGGATCCTCACATTCGTCCTATTTGATGTCGGTTTAGTTGCACCTGCTTCACCAGGTAGTATCATCGCTGTCCTTGCGATGGCATCCCGCGGCTCTTATGCCGGATTGATCGCTGGTGTCCTTGTTTCAGCATCTGTGACATTCGTTGTCTCGACTGTCTTATTGAAAACAAGCAAAGCAAAAGAGACATCGCTTGAAGAAGCAAGCGCGAACGTCAGTGCGATGAAAGGCAAACAATCGATTGCCTCGACACTCGTTTCAGCTGATGCTAAACCACTTGCAGAAGTCGAACATATCATTTTCGCTTGTGACGCTGGTATGGGATCGAGTGCGATGGGGGCATCCGTCCTTCGCAATAAAATCAACAAAGCGGGCTTACCGATCAAAGTGACGAATACGTCGATCAGTCAATTGCCGCAAAACGCTGAACTGATCATCACGCATCGTGATTTGACGGAGCGAGCAATGGAGCAGGTCCCAACGGCAGAACACCGATCAGTCGATAATTTCCTGAATGCCGGATATTATGATCAACTTGTCCATGAGATCGAAACAGCACGGAATAAGATTTCTTAA